The genomic stretch AAATTTAAGTGAGGAAAAGCAATAAAAAGCAAGTATGTATATAGATTATAAGTAATGAGTAATAGATTATCATAATATCAAAGTTTTAAATAAGAGTAAAAGAATAGAAGAAATAAGCAAAAAACGTTGGAAGTAAATTGAAAGAAAACAAATCATTTTTACTTACCATAATAGCCATACCATTCAAATCTGAAGCAGCACTAGCTGCTGTAGCAGATGTATTTGGTACTTTATCGGTAGCAGTTTccattatatgtattttatctGGTTTCAATTTCAGTGATCTGCTTGCTACctaaatattaaatagaaaatgGAGAAGCTATAATATGTAGTGTGTTGAAAATAAgtatcatataatatattatgatacacattacttgtaatgtcagtaataatatgaataaaaatatatatgaataaaaaatttttaaatatgaaatgaTTAAAAACTACTAAATTTGTGAAGAGTATATAACAAATGAGAATGATAATTTAAGTgaaatcaaaatagaaaaataaataaaatttacttgtatCATTTTTGTATGTAAACCTTGTCCCATTTCAACACCACCATGACTAATTAATACAGAACCATCTGTATAAACATGTACAAGTGCCCCTGCTTGATTTAAAAACAGTGCAGTGAAAGAAATACCAAATTTGGTTGGAACTATTGCCAATCCCTTTTTCTTGTACCTATTTTCTCTATTGGAATAGTATTTATTAGAGTCAATACTTTGTATCATTGAAACTTCAAAGTACAATCATGATTGTACAATAAATAAAACTATAGCATTTTTTAAGAAAGttatagaatataaaaaagaaaagaataatggaaataaattaaatgagaaatataaaataaaaatgaaacatagAAAAAGTATTTTACTAAAACAGTATTTAGAAATACATACCTGTTATACTTTTGGACTTGTACAAGCCGTTCATTGTAATTTGAAGATAAAAGACACTCTTCCCAGCAACGTTGCAATGTACAATTAATAAGCTTTTGATTATAATGAGTGGTATCTCCTTCCTTGTATAAATTTAACTCTGCAACCTGTTAAGATTATTTATTTAGTGATTCAAAATTGTATGCTTTTATATATAGTATTAAATTGTGATCATACCTCAGCAGGATCTTTAGTTAAATATTCTGCAATATGTCTGATCATTGTTTCGGCTAAAAACATTCCTTGTGGACCTCCAAAACCACGGAACGCTGTATTTGACGGTATATTAGTTTTACACATAAAACCATACACATCAGCTGCTGGTATTTTATACGAATTTTCAAAATGGAACATAGCACGTTCTACAATCTAAcaaatagatatatatatatgaatacaatctaacattttataaataaaatattctggaactattaatatacatattaacaTACTGACGAAGAAAGATCGCGGGAGTAACCcgcgttgttgtaaatataaactTGCGCTCCTTTAATCGCACCATTATCGTCAAATCcaactttatattttaataaaaacggaTGTCTTCCACCAGTTATCATAATATCTTCGTCTCTATCAAACATACAGCGTACTGGTTTTCTTAATCTGTAAAGGTAAATTATCATAATGCAAATCCTTCTGTTAATCCAATTTAAAGATAACTTCGTTTTGCCACATTTTGTGTTTTATTACTTTATTGCGTGCAAATATAATTACTTGTATGCAGCAAAAACAACTGGTAAAGCAAGTATCGCAGGGCGAGACTCTTTTCCTCCAAAACCACCACCTAATCTTTTCACTTTAACCACAACCTTATTAGCTTGAATATTTAAAACTTCTGAAATATATTTCTGAATCTCTGAAGGATGTTGTGTTGAACAATATACTTCTAATTCGTCTTCTTCCTTGGGAATTACCAAAGTTGCGTTTGTCTCGAGGTAAAAATGCTCTTGCCCTCCTATTCGAACTTCCCCTTCGAGAATATGTTTCGATTCGGCGAAAGCCTTTTCTACATCTCCCTTTTTTATACGTTTTGGTGTTTGCTCGAAAAAGGAACGATGTTTAATAGCGTCCTACAATTATTTAAGATTACTTCTTTAAAACATCAAAACTTATTctttaagataaaaaattaattcaaaatttAAAGTTATATATTCTGGCTATGTACTTTTATTATACCTCTATAGAAATGATCACTGGTTGTAAATCCTCATACTCGACTTCAACCATTCTGGCAGCCTTTTGTGCAATAGCTTGATTAACAGCTATGACTGCTCCAATTACTTGACCGTGACTTGTCACCTTAAGGAACATATTCACTTTTTACTTATTCTGAGATTAATTGTAATTCAATTATATTAAATCATATGTTATGTAAAACTctttctatataaatatatcttctctGAATAAAAGATTGACTTTTTTTTCTAAACATTCCAAAAATTCTTACTTTGTCCGAAATAAACACTTGTTCATCCTGAACTATAGGACCATAAAATCGTTGCTTTTCGGGTAAATCTTTCCCACTATAAAAGGCAACTACTCCTTCTAACGACAATGCTTTAGTTGCATcgattttcaaaatttttgcATGAGCTCTGGTAGATAAAACTACAGCTAAATAAAGCTCGTCAGAGAATTTTGGCATATCATCGCAATATATCGCTTCTCCTGTTGCTTGTTTAAATGCACTGGCATGAACAACTGTTCTCCCAACGAAATCATTTACCTCCTGATCCTTTGGAACCTATCacaaaatacacaaaatattaatatacaaaattatatactttcaagaaaaattgtataaaacagTGTGTCAAATTAGACTAAGTAACAGGTACCACTTGATAATATTGTGAACTCCTTGGTTCTTTAGTATGGAATCCTTCTGCAGCACTTTCAATTTCTTTTGGCAAACATACTTGGAGCTTTTTAGCTATGTGTAAAAATCCTTTAAAGAATAGGCTGTAAAAGTCAAAAGTGTTATATACAAATAACGTCTCTTTCAAGGACTTgaagaaaaaattattgaagtataaatatatatatgtataccttAAAGTTAAAGATTTACGATACTTGACCATTCCACCTGGAACACTATCTGGTAACACTAGTTCGTTTAATAATGAATCGTAAACAGTTTCTAGAAGATCTGTGTTCCATTTTCTAAAACAATTCTAcattaatattttctttataaGAGATatggttaaaaaataaatattgcataattttataaaatacctTCCAACCATAATGTCGCAAGTGTTTCTAGCTAAAACTGTTGTTGGAGCCATTCCACCAAAAGCCAGATGTGCTTGACTAACAATGTCACTTTCTGGTTCAAAGAATATATTTAATGCCATATTAACGATAGCAATGTCATCATCTCGCCTTCTTGCTTGTTTATAGGCAACAAAATATTGATTCTATGAAATAGGAAAATATAGTACTGTAaactatttattaataaatagtataatattgTTTTGTTATCTTCAAAATTTTATGTACTTTTTCAGAAAACGGTATTTGAATTGAAAGTAAAATCTCTTCTGGTGAAACAACATTTTGTCTATAGCCCTTAAAAAAAGTATGATCCATTGGAATAAGCCTAACTCCATTCTTCATACTTGAAACATTCAGTTTTATTCCAGCTGCCATAAAAATTGGATTTAGATCTGATATGGGACTTCCTGTCATTATATTTCCACCAACAGcctatagaaaaataaaaaagcttCTTAGCTCAAAAGTTACATTTCAcagcaaaatatttataaatcatttcgaagaataaaaatattatagtaGATCAATAGATAGACTAATagaatgtatatataaaaattataatagacCAAATTACTTACAGCAACATTTCTGATTTGTTTCCCAGCAAACCAATGAAgcatattaattatttcagtaaaaatTCTTGTTTGGTATTCTGTAgtaataataaaacataatCTATAATATATCCACAAAGTTATTACTCTAAATATCTTGCagtacaaaatttaaaatataatataggaGCATCTACCAGGTTTTATGGCAATTTGGTTTTGTAAGGCTTTCTCCATCTCAACAAGTGTGACACTAGCACCTACATTCAGTAATTTTGGATATTCTTCTATAACAtgcatttctttaattaaagtagGCTGTATAAGAACTGGATAGGATAAGTACTTGAATTTAACTTCAACCCCTGAAAGTATGTACAATTAGTTTAGTATTTTCACTCAGCTTATTTTTCCAACTATATTAAAaagatatacaaatttaaataatcttTTAAATAAGTAAGTAAATTTTACCTATCTCTGTGTTTCCTACAACAATTTTTGCATTTGgatattgattttttaattgcAATAACTCAGTAAGAGTTTTTGGTCTGTACCATGTGACATCTTTTCCTTTTATTATTAAGTATTCCTCATCTAGGTGCTTAGAAATCtagaaaaagtttatttaatttattgaaacgAAAAAGAGATATTAGTCATACATTGGATGTTCAAActgattaatttaaaagatattaatattgaataaataatttacgTGTAACTTGGGTGGAAATATAATTTCTTGAGAAGGATCGTACAGACAGAATTCTTTCGTATCAAAAACTTCTGTAGGTTCTGCTATTGGTA from Bombus vancouverensis nearcticus chromosome 9, iyBomVanc1_principal, whole genome shotgun sequence encodes the following:
- the ry gene encoding xanthine dehydrogenase rosy isoform X2, with translation MHGLAVTTVEGIGSVKTKLHPVQERIAKAHGSQCGFCTPGIVMSMYALLRNTPKPTMKDLEIAFQGNLCRCTGYRPIIEAYRTFTEEWETMQLMSKSNEKSLTNGECPMGENCCKKIPIAEPTEVFDTKEFCLYDPSQEIIFPPKLHISKHLDEEYLIIKGKDVTWYRPKTLTELLQLKNQYPNAKIVVGNTEIGVEVKFKYLSYPVLIQPTLIKEMHVIEEYPKLLNVGASVTLVEMEKALQNQIAIKPEYQTRIFTEIINMLHWFAGKQIRNVAAVGGNIMTGSPISDLNPIFMAAGIKLNVSSMKNGVRLIPMDHTFFKGYRQNVVSPEEILLSIQIPFSEKNQYFVAYKQARRRDDDIAIVNMALNIFFEPESDIVSQAHLAFGGMAPTTVLARNTCDIMVGRKWNTDLLETVYDSLLNELVLPDSVPGGMVKYRKSLTLSLFFKGFLHIAKKLQVCLPKEIESAAEGFHTKEPRSSQYYQVVPKDQEVNDFVGRTVVHASAFKQATGEAIYCDDMPKFSDELYLAVVLSTRAHAKILKIDATKALSLEGVVAFYSGKDLPEKQRFYGPIVQDEQVFISDKVTSHGQVIGAVIAVNQAIAQKAARMVEVEYEDLQPVIISIEDAIKHRSFFEQTPKRIKKGDVEKAFAESKHILEGEVRIGGQEHFYLETNATLVIPKEEDELEVYCSTQHPSEIQKYISEVLNIQANKVVVKVKRLGGGFGGKESRPAILALPVVFAAYKLRKPVRCMFDRDEDIMITGGRHPFLLKYKVGFDDNGAIKGAQVYIYNNAGYSRDLSSSIVERAMFHFENSYKIPAADVYGFMCKTNIPSNTAFRGFGGPQGMFLAETMIRHIAEYLTKDPAEVAELNLYKEGDTTHYNQKLINCTLQRCWEECLLSSNYNERLVQVQKYNRENRYKKKGLAIVPTKFGISFTALFLNQAGALVHVYTDGSVLISHGGVEMGQGLHTKMIQVASRSLKLKPDKIHIMETATDKVPNTSATAASAASDLNGMAIMYACNEIMKRLKPVIDKNPNGTWEEWIKTAYLERISLSATGFYKTPDIGYSFETNTGNPFNYFTYGVACSEVEIDCLTGDHQVLQTDIVMDLGESINPAIDIGQIEGAFAQGYGLLTLEEMVFLRTGVLATRGPGAYKLPGFTDIPEIFNVSLLKGASNPRAVYSSKAVGEPPLFLASSVFFAIREAIKSARQEYGLKNYFQLDAPATAARIRLACVDELTSKIAEPDVQRQWNIVP
- the ry gene encoding xanthine dehydrogenase rosy isoform X1 produces the protein MVQDEKTIAQSALVTSNNVGHDRVSHTLVFYVNGKEVVDDNVDPQWTLLWYLRNKLNLTGTKLGCAEGGCGACTVMISKLDRATEIITHLAVNACLTPVCAMHGLAVTTVEGIGSVKTKLHPVQERIAKAHGSQCGFCTPGIVMSMYALLRNTPKPTMKDLEIAFQGNLCRCTGYRPIIEAYRTFTEEWETMQLMSKSNEKSLTNGECPMGENCCKKIPIAEPTEVFDTKEFCLYDPSQEIIFPPKLHISKHLDEEYLIIKGKDVTWYRPKTLTELLQLKNQYPNAKIVVGNTEIGVEVKFKYLSYPVLIQPTLIKEMHVIEEYPKLLNVGASVTLVEMEKALQNQIAIKPEYQTRIFTEIINMLHWFAGKQIRNVAAVGGNIMTGSPISDLNPIFMAAGIKLNVSSMKNGVRLIPMDHTFFKGYRQNVVSPEEILLSIQIPFSEKNQYFVAYKQARRRDDDIAIVNMALNIFFEPESDIVSQAHLAFGGMAPTTVLARNTCDIMVGRKWNTDLLETVYDSLLNELVLPDSVPGGMVKYRKSLTLSLFFKGFLHIAKKLQVCLPKEIESAAEGFHTKEPRSSQYYQVVPKDQEVNDFVGRTVVHASAFKQATGEAIYCDDMPKFSDELYLAVVLSTRAHAKILKIDATKALSLEGVVAFYSGKDLPEKQRFYGPIVQDEQVFISDKVTSHGQVIGAVIAVNQAIAQKAARMVEVEYEDLQPVIISIEDAIKHRSFFEQTPKRIKKGDVEKAFAESKHILEGEVRIGGQEHFYLETNATLVIPKEEDELEVYCSTQHPSEIQKYISEVLNIQANKVVVKVKRLGGGFGGKESRPAILALPVVFAAYKLRKPVRCMFDRDEDIMITGGRHPFLLKYKVGFDDNGAIKGAQVYIYNNAGYSRDLSSSIVERAMFHFENSYKIPAADVYGFMCKTNIPSNTAFRGFGGPQGMFLAETMIRHIAEYLTKDPAEVAELNLYKEGDTTHYNQKLINCTLQRCWEECLLSSNYNERLVQVQKYNRENRYKKKGLAIVPTKFGISFTALFLNQAGALVHVYTDGSVLISHGGVEMGQGLHTKMIQVASRSLKLKPDKIHIMETATDKVPNTSATAASAASDLNGMAIMYACNEIMKRLKPVIDKNPNGTWEEWIKTAYLERISLSATGFYKTPDIGYSFETNTGNPFNYFTYGVACSEVEIDCLTGDHQVLQTDIVMDLGESINPAIDIGQIEGAFAQGYGLLTLEEMVFLRTGVLATRGPGAYKLPGFTDIPEIFNVSLLKGASNPRAVYSSKAVGEPPLFLASSVFFAIREAIKSARQEYGLKNYFQLDAPATAARIRLACVDELTSKIAEPDVQRQWNIVP